Proteins encoded together in one Lathyrus oleraceus cultivar Zhongwan6 chromosome 5, CAAS_Psat_ZW6_1.0, whole genome shotgun sequence window:
- the LOC127078983 gene encoding uncharacterized protein LOC127078983 — MPVSYNSCVLVCREMVGRNDQAIADAFESMAQMLQDQQNQASDEFCGLEKFQRNNQAWLRGIKKIFRVIACNEEQNVLFSTHMLLEEDKDRWNNVRQRLDPVGTDITWVVFRTHFLEKYFPKDMCSNKDIGFLELKQGNLTVAKYDVKFEEFTEFCPHYNSTTA, encoded by the coding sequence ATGCCTGTTTCTTATAATAGTTGTGTTCTGGTGTGTAGGGAAATGGTTGGAAGAAATGACCAAGCGATTGCTGATGCTTTTGAGTCAATGGCTCAAATGTTGCAGGATCAACAGAACCAGGCTAGTGATGAGTTCTGTGGATTGGAGAAATTTCAGAGAAACAATCAGGCATGGCTCAGAGGAATTAAGAAGATTTTCCGAGTGATAGCATGTAATGAGGAACAAAATGTGTTGTTTAGTACTCATATGTTATTAGAGGAAGATAAAGACCGATGGAATAATGTGCGTCAGAGACTGGATCCTGTAGGTACTGATATTACTTGGGTTGTGTTCAGAACGCATTTTCTAGAGAAGTACTTTCCTAAGGACATGTGCAGTAATAAGGATATCGGGTTCCTTGAGTTGAAACAAGGAAATTTGACAGTTGCAAAGTATGATGTTAAGTTTGAAGAGTTTACGGAGTTTTGTCCACACTATAATAGTACGACTGCTTAG